In Arthrobacter sp. UKPF54-2, the following are encoded in one genomic region:
- the rpmD gene encoding 50S ribosomal protein L30, giving the protein MAKNLIPSDAQLEITQIKSAIGGKQNQRDTLRSLGLKRIGHTVVRTADAVTVGMLNTVPHLVKVEEAK; this is encoded by the coding sequence ATGGCTAAGAACCTGATCCCCTCCGACGCTCAGTTGGAGATCACTCAGATCAAGTCCGCCATTGGCGGCAAGCAGAACCAGCGCGACACCCTGCGGTCCCTCGGCCTGAAGCGGATCGGACACACCGTTGTCCGCACCGCCGACGCCGTGACCGTTGGAATGCTCAACACGGTTCCGCACCTGGTAAAGGTAGAGGAGGCGAAGTAA
- the rplO gene encoding 50S ribosomal protein L15, with protein MAEKNTAEKAQGAAAEKQNALKVHHLRPAPGAKTAKTRVGRGEGSKGKTAGRGTKGTKARYQIKAGFAGGQLPLHMRLPKLRGFKNPFRVEFQVVNLDKLNELFPEGGDVTVENLVAKGAVRKNQPVKVLGTGDITVKVNVTAHAFSASAAEKIEAAGGSTTAL; from the coding sequence ATGGCAGAGAAGAACACCGCCGAGAAGGCACAGGGCGCCGCTGCTGAGAAGCAGAACGCACTGAAGGTTCACCACCTGCGTCCCGCCCCGGGTGCCAAGACCGCCAAGACCCGCGTTGGTCGTGGTGAAGGCTCCAAGGGTAAGACCGCTGGTCGCGGTACCAAGGGTACGAAGGCCCGCTACCAGATCAAGGCTGGCTTTGCCGGCGGCCAGCTGCCGCTGCACATGCGCCTGCCGAAGCTGCGCGGCTTCAAGAACCCGTTCCGGGTTGAGTTCCAGGTTGTGAACCTGGACAAGCTCAACGAGCTGTTCCCGGAAGGTGGCGACGTCACCGTGGAGAACCTGGTCGCAAAGGGTGCCGTTCGCAAGAACCAGCCCGTCAAGGTGCTGGGCACCGGCGACATCACCGTCAAGGTGAATGTCACTGCCCACGCATTCTCGGCCAGCGCCGCAGAAAAGATTGAGGCAGCAGGCGGCAGCACCACCGCCCTCTAA
- the secY gene encoding preprotein translocase subunit SecY, giving the protein MLSAFGRAFRTPDLRRKLLFTLGIITIFRLGAFIPSPGVNYQNVQQCLQNGQTSGGIYQLVNLFSGGALLQVSIFALGIMPYITASIIVQLLRVVIPRFQQLYEEGASGQSKLTQYTRYLTIALGLLNATTLVSLARSGQLLPNCQLPIIPDASIITTILIIITLTAGTGLIMWMGELVTEKGVGNGMSLLIFTSIAAGFPTSLGAIWTSQGPGTFFMVLAIGLLTVALVVFVEQSQRRIPVQYAKRMIGRRTVGGTSTYIPIKVNMAGVVPVIFASSMLYLPGLISQFNQPKPGEPIAPWVEWINNNLTRGDHPIYMALYFAMIVFFTYFYVAITFNPEEVSDNMKKYGGFIPGIRAGKPTADYLQYVLSRITLPGAIYLGLVALIPLIALVLINANQNFPFGGTSILIMVGVGLETVKQIDAQLQQRHYEGLLR; this is encoded by the coding sequence TTGCTTAGCGCATTTGGCCGGGCCTTTCGCACGCCTGATCTGCGACGCAAGTTGTTGTTCACGCTGGGAATCATCACAATCTTCCGCTTGGGTGCCTTCATCCCCTCGCCTGGTGTGAACTACCAGAATGTCCAGCAATGCTTGCAGAACGGTCAGACCTCGGGCGGGATCTACCAGCTCGTCAACCTGTTCAGCGGCGGTGCATTGCTGCAGGTCTCGATCTTCGCGCTCGGGATCATGCCGTACATCACGGCCAGCATCATCGTCCAGCTGCTCCGCGTGGTCATTCCCCGGTTCCAGCAGCTCTACGAAGAGGGCGCCTCGGGCCAGTCCAAGCTGACCCAGTACACCCGCTACCTGACGATCGCCCTGGGCCTGCTGAACGCCACCACGCTGGTGTCGCTGGCCCGCTCCGGCCAGCTGCTGCCCAACTGCCAGCTGCCCATCATCCCGGACGCGAGCATCATCACCACCATCCTGATCATCATCACGCTGACGGCCGGCACCGGCCTCATCATGTGGATGGGCGAGCTCGTGACCGAGAAGGGCGTCGGTAACGGCATGTCCCTGCTGATCTTCACCTCGATCGCCGCCGGCTTCCCGACGTCCCTCGGCGCCATCTGGACCTCCCAGGGCCCGGGCACCTTCTTTATGGTCCTGGCCATCGGCCTGCTCACCGTGGCACTGGTCGTCTTCGTGGAGCAGTCCCAGCGCCGCATCCCGGTGCAGTACGCCAAGCGCATGATCGGCCGCCGCACCGTGGGCGGCACCAGCACCTACATCCCCATCAAGGTGAACATGGCCGGCGTCGTGCCCGTCATCTTTGCGTCCTCGATGCTGTACCTGCCGGGCCTGATCTCTCAGTTCAACCAGCCCAAGCCAGGTGAGCCCATCGCGCCGTGGGTTGAGTGGATCAACAACAACCTGACCCGCGGTGACCACCCCATCTACATGGCCCTCTACTTCGCCATGATTGTGTTCTTCACTTACTTCTATGTTGCGATCACTTTCAACCCTGAGGAAGTTTCTGACAACATGAAGAAGTACGGCGGCTTCATTCCGGGTATCCGTGCCGGCAAGCCGACCGCGGATTACCTGCAGTATGTGCTTTCCAGGATCACCCTGCCAGGCGCGATCTACCTGGGCCTCGTGGCCCTGATCCCGCTGATTGCCTTGGTCTTGATCAATGCCAACCAGAACTTCCCGTTCGGCGGCACCTCGATCCTGATCATGGTGGGCGTAGGTTTGGAGACCGTCAAGCAGATTGATGCGCAGCTACAGCAGCGTCACTACGAAGGGCTTTTGCGATGA